A segment of the Candidatus Omnitrophota bacterium genome:
GCAGTCTGGCGAAGTCGGTCCCTGTTGACGGCGCCTGCGGGACGACGAACAACAGCTGTACCGCAGGGACGTTGAGCGACACGGCGGACACCAGGACCAATTATTTGTGGAATTGTGCAGGCTTAAGCGGCGGAGCTACGGCGTTCTGTTCATTGCCCCTTTCCATTTGCGGGAACGGGGTTAAAGAAGGAACGGAAATTTGCGATGATGGCAACCTGATCAATAACGACGGTTGCAACAGTCTTTGCAAAAAAGAATACTGCGGAAATGGCGTTGTTGAGGGACCCGAGCAGTGCGATGACGGCAATTGGATTAACGGGGATGGTTGCAGCGCGCTGTGTAAGCTCGAGGGTTTTATCTGCGGGAACGGCATCAAAGAAGGCGCCGAGATTTGCGATGACGGCAACCTGATTAACAACGATGGTTGCAACAGTCTTTGCAAAAAGGAATACTGTGGAAATGGCGTTGTTGAGGGACCCGAGCAGTGCGATGACGGCAACTGGATTAACGGGGATGGTTGCAGCGCGCTGTGTAAGTCCGAGGGTTTTGTATGCGGGAACGGCATCAAAGAAGGCGCCGAGATTTGCGACGACGGCAACCTGATCAATAACGACGGCTGCAACAGTCTTTGCAAAAAGGAATACTGCGGTAACGGGATCGTCGAAGGTAAGGAACAGTGCGACGACGGCAACTGGCTCAATAGGGATGGTTGCAGCGCGCTGTGTAAGCTCGAGGGCCCTGGCTGCGGCAACGGCGTGCTTGAGGGGACTGAGCAATG
Coding sequences within it:
- a CDS encoding DUF4215 domain-containing protein gives rise to the protein MNDTVDTTTNYLWNCVGSNGGVTDSCSLAKPVVVDGVCGTTNNSCPAGTLSDTADTSADYLWSCVGSNGGVTASCSLAKSVPVDGACGTTNNSCTAGTLSDTADTRTNYLWNCAGLSGGATAFCSLPLSICGNGVKEGTEICDDGNLINNDGCNSLCKKEYCGNGVVEGPEQCDDGNWINGDGCSALCKLEGFICGNGIKEGAEICDDGNLINNDGCNSLCKKEYCGNGVVEGPEQCDDGNWINGDGCSALCKSEGFVCGNGIKEGAEICDDGNLINNDGCNSLCKKEYCGNGIVEGKEQCDDGNWLNRDGCSALCKLEGPGCGNGVLEGTEQCDDGNLLSGDGCSSFCVKEAPVCGNGKLEGAEQCDDGNLLSGDGCSSACTPELVQVCGNGIKEGFEICDDGNLINNDGCNSLCKKEYCGNGIVEGKEQCDDGNWKNRDGCSAVCKKERGK